One part of the Ornithodoros turicata isolate Travis chromosome 2, ASM3712646v1, whole genome shotgun sequence genome encodes these proteins:
- the LOC135383289 gene encoding protein unc-93 homolog A-like produces MDCRRRRRSPTPVILSTSDAIVDKMTDIPMRDEGLPQIEGPPRDLQMTPEQKKLNIKGKIYFNLFVVSMGFLLLFIAYQSLQILQSSINAVGGLGTTSLATTYVALVVSCMFLPSYMIQRLGLKYTMAASMVMYLTYFLANMKPMWITLLPASFILGMGGAPLWTAKCSYVSFMAQKYADLEDLKDATPIVTGFFGLFFMVFQTSQVWGNLISYMILRPSNNSATVSPSFTEFCGASFHPTRDLFFEQTLLSHAAEDKRFMLAALYSCIVVFAIALLLLFLDPTAREVRIANPPIQILVESVGQMGNLNQLLLIPVTVYSGLQQAFIWSDYTQAFISCSWGVPYVGFVMVWYGVADSLGSVTFGFMVKIVGRIPLMLMAALMNSAAMIAMLKWHPTPTESHNYFVIAIIWGIADSSWQTQLNALYGVLFSRRRNAAFSNYRLWESMGFIVMFSVQSTLRLYVKIVVLMTMLVVATIGYLVVEYRENGFLEI; encoded by the exons ATGGattgcagaagaagaagaagatcgcCGACGCCAGTGATTCTTAGTACCTCGGACGCTATCGTGGACAAA ATGACTGACATTCCGATGAGGGACGAGGGACTACCACAAATAGAAGGGCCTCCACGCGACCTGCAGATGACACCTGAACAGAAGAAACTCAACATCAAgggaaaaatatatttcaacctTTTTGTAGTCAGCATGGGATTCCTCTTGCTATTCATCGCCTACCAGTCCCTGCAAATCCTCCAGAGTAGCATCAATGCCGTCGGAGGACTCGGAACCACCTCCTTGGCCACCACATATGTCGCTCTAGTCGTATCTTGCATGTTCTTGCCGAGCTATATGATCCAGCGCCTGGGTCTCAAGTACACAATGGCAGCATCAATGGTTATGTACCTGACCTATTTCCTCGCCAACATGAAGCCAATGTGGATAACCCTCCTGCCAGCGTCTTTCATCCTGGGCATGGGAGGTGCACCCCTCTGGACTGCAAAATGCTCATATGTGTCCTTTATGGCCCAAAAATACGCCGATCTCGAAGACCTTAAGGACGCCACTCCGATTGTAACGGGATTCTTTGGTCTCTTCTTTATGGTCTTCCAAACATCTCAGGTctgggggaacctgatctcctACATGATTCTCCGACCATCGAATAATTCAGCGACCGTCTCACCTTCATTCACAGAGTTCTGCGGTGCTTCTTTCCACCCGACGCGGGACTTATTTTTTGAGCAGACCCTACTAAGTCACGCCGCAGAAGACAAACGTTTCATGCTCGCTGCTCTGTACTCGTGCATTGTTGTGTTTGCTATCGCCTTGTTGCTGCTTTTCTTGGATCCGACAGCACGCGAAGTTCGTATTGCAAATCCCCCAATACAAATTCTCGTGGAGAGCGTAGGCCAGATGGGCAATCTCAATCAACTACTACTAATCCCCGTGACGGTGTACAGCGGTCTGCAGCAAGCGTTTATTTGGAGCGACTACACTCAGGCATTCATCAGTTGTTCCTGGGGCGTGCCCTACGTTGGATTTGTGATGGTATGGTACGGTGTGGCTGACTCCCTTGGCTCAGTGACATTCGGGTTCATGGTGAAGATCGTGGGGCGCATCCCCCTGATGTTGATGGCAGCTCTAATGAACTCTGCCGCGATGATCGCGATGCTGAAGTGGCATCCAACACCTACGGAGTCTCACAACTACTTCGTCATCGCCATCATCTGGGGTATAGCTGACAGTTCCTGGCAAACTCAACTTAATG CGTTGTACGGCGTTCTATTCTCCCGTAGAAGAAATGCAGCATTTTCCAACTACAGGCTGTGGGAGTCCATGGGCTTCATCGTCATGTTTTCGGTGCAAAGTACACTTCGCCTGTACGTCAAGATAGTAGTACTCATGACAATGCTGGTGGTGGCCACAATCGGATATCTCGTAGTTGAATATCGCGAGAACGGTTTCCTGGAAATCTGA